A part of Falco naumanni isolate bFalNau1 chromosome 19, bFalNau1.pat, whole genome shotgun sequence genomic DNA contains:
- the LOC121099267 gene encoding LOW QUALITY PROTEIN: cytoskeleton-associated protein 2-like (The sequence of the model RefSeq protein was modified relative to this genomic sequence to represent the inferred CDS: deleted 1 base in 1 codon) encodes MPGTAARLGVSQAGSSGDLRRCAVNVKEIHSYWCSKYRGCGACTAFSYHLFAEEQRRLLQERPAAKAKLKCPSAKPFLKQQMNPLNPPLKPVYKLQHVDRNKEEACRNVVKGAQRDGKLGAKSTQHAGHAAQQKSSNTCQRAMVVHPEQPRKSVKLPTGLMPSMSHPTEAKGRLPASNSGYLNPGRNEKPAQETVTAAAPQTESIDPLPGSFCSLNEGLQDKLVCNKENIRAQASNHPVLNRVSQSHGNSLGNRKVLTHRQSSATMSRAITGPRDRINSRQAKGEPIQDKIRNTLPGSETVSQKLSIKTQPLQSCQLLTPSTNSLHKNPGINQEKTNMAKQPMGNPLGTLPVGSLKRHSRSPQVNRSSTKPPASSRPLGTTDLKSSLKTAGPVQWQRPVARGEANGKDMKMVPPGSTAASQVTVPPNQPRGAHCSKIQAIESNFSRRERLKPELPKASRTQRVQATCVPKTPSAADRKEQLEEWLASKGKAYKRPPMKLLQKKPLELTWRNVKEKEKQEKEEQLKQLCLEKINNTLTECLKLVEEGVQAEEISAVLSHVPQAEKFAKFWICKAKLLARSGPFDVAGLYKAAVCAGAVPLQELREVVLDILKAADQTSEGEKAEQPIPREPVTPCPREMQQVVATPCLTGASSTKLPISIKLQVTSASRGKELPEARELKFLTPVRRSLRIDRAGSHYPAMLKDHDPVVSSLSEIMDAEGETQFFFRKNKALPEVVELEGLSSYSPECC; translated from the exons ATGCCCGGTACCGCAGCCAGACTGGGGGTGTCACAG GCGGGGAGCTCAGGAGACCTGCGCCGTTGTGCTGTGAATGTAAAAGAAATCCATTCTTACTGGTGCTCCAAATACCGGGGTTGTGGTGCGTGCACTGCGTTTTCCTACCATCTctttgcagaggagcagagaagaCTGCTCCAGGAGCGCCCAGCagccaaagcaaagctgaaatgCCCAAGTGCAAA AccctttttaaagcagcagatgAATCCCCTGAATCCACCCTTAAAACCAGTTTATAAACTACAGCAT GTTGACAGGAACAAGGAGGAGGCTTGCAGAAATGTGGTGAAGGGCGCTCAGAGAGATGGCAAGCTTGGTGCCAAATCCACGCAGCatgctggccacgctgctcaGCAGAAGTCTTCTAATACATGCCAGAGAGCCATGGTGGTGCATCCAGAGCAACCAAGGAAGAGTGTGAAGCTTCCCACAGGGCTCATGCCAAGCATGAGCCATCCTACAGAGGCCAAAGGGAGGCTCCCAGCTTCAAACTCTGGTTACCTAAATCCCGGAAGGAACGAGAAGCCTGCACAGGAGActgtcactgctgcagcacctcagacTGAAAGTATCGATCCCCTTCCTGGGTCATTTTGCTCCCTAAATGAGGGCCTGCAGGACAAGCTGGTctgcaacaaagaaaacatcCGAGCACAAGCCTCTAACCACCCTGTACTGAACAGAGTTTCTCAGTCTCATGGAAACAGTCTTGGTAACAGGAAAGTCTTGACTCACAGGCAAAGCTCAGCTACGATGTCAAGAGCCATCACTGGTCCAAGGGACAGAATTAATAGCCGCCAGGCTAAGGGAGAGCCGATTCAGGATAAAATCAGGAATACTTTGCCAGGCTCAGAGACTGTATCTCAAAAACTAAGTATCAAAACTCAGCCATTACAGTCCTGTCAGTTACTTACTCCTTCTACTAATTCGCTACATAAAAACCCAGGAATAAACCAGGAAAAGACCAATATGGCAAAGCAACCCATGGGAAATCCGCTCGGCACACTTCCAGTTGGAAGCCTTAAGCGCCACAGTAGATCCCCCCAGGTGAACAGATCTTCCACAAAGCCTCCAGCCTCCAGCAGGCCCCTGGGGACCACAGACCTGAAATCCAGCCTGAAAACAGCTGGCCCTGTGCAATGGCAAAGACCTGTGGCTAGAGGGGAGGCAAACGGGAAGGACATGAAGATGGTGCCTCCAGgaagcactgcagcatcccaaGTAACAGTGCCCCCAAACCAGCCTCGCGGTGCACACTGCTCCAAAATTCAAGCAATTGAGAGCAATTTTAGTAGGAGAGAGAGGCTTAAACCAGAGCTGCCAAAGGCAAGCCGAACACAAAGGGTACAGGCTACGTGTGTTCCCAAGACCCCATCAGCTGCAGATCGTAA GGAACAGCTGGAGGAGTGGTTGGCATCCAAAGGCAAGGCATACAAGCGGCCACCTATGAAGCTGCTTCAGAAGAAGCCACTGGAGCTGACCTGGAGAAATGTcaaggagaaagagaagcaagagaaagaagagcagctaaagcagctctgcctggagaAGATCAACAACACTCTAACTGAGTGCCTGAAACTCGTTGAGGAG GGTGTCCAGGCAGAAGAGatctctgcagtgctgtcc cACGTTCCCCAGGCAGAGAAATTTGCCAAGTTCTGgatctgcaaagcaaaactgctCGCCCGGAGTGGCCCTTTTGATGTGGCAGGGTTATACAAAGCAGCAGTCTGCGCTGGTGCTGTG ccaCTCCAGGAGCTCAGAGAAGTTGTCCTTGATATTTTAAAGGCTGCAGATCAAACATCAGAAG GGGAAAAGGCTGAGCAGCCCATTCCTAGAGAGCCTGTGACGCCTTGCCCAAGGGAGATGCAGCAGGTGGTAGCAACACCCTGCCTGACAGGGGCGTCCTCGACTAAGCTGCCCATCTCCATCAAGTTACAAGTTACATCTGCATCCAG aggaaaggagtTGCCGGAAGCCCGGGAGCTGAAATTCCTGACACCAGTGCGGCGCTCACTGCGGATAGACCGTGCTGGGAGCCACTACCCAGCGATGCTGAAAGACCATGACCCTGTGGTGTCATCCCTCAGTGAAATCATGGATGCTGAGGGGGAGACTCAGttcttcttcaggaaaaacaaggcTTTGCCAGAAGTGGTGGAGCTGGAGGGTTTGAGTTCGTATTCCCCAGAGTGCTGCTGA